In Notamacropus eugenii isolate mMacEug1 chromosome 1, mMacEug1.pri_v2, whole genome shotgun sequence, one genomic interval encodes:
- the TUBB3 gene encoding tubulin beta-3 chain, translating to MREIVHIQAGQCGNQIGAKFWEVISDEHGIDPSGNYVGDSDLQLERISVYYNEASSHKYVPRAILVDLEPGTMDSVRSGAFGHLFRPDNFIFGQSGAGNNWAKGHYTEGAELVDSVLDVVRKECENCDCLQGFQLTHSLGGGTGSGMGTLLISKVREEYPDRIMNTFSVVPSPKVSDTVVEPYNATLSIHQLVENTDETYCIDNEALYDICFRTLKLATPTYGDLNHLVSATMSGVTTSLRFPGQLNADLRKLAVNMVPFPRLHFFMPGFAPLTARGSQQYRALTVPELTQQMFDAKNMMAACDPRHGRYLTVATVFRGRMSMKEVDEQMLAIQSKNSSYFVEWIPNNVKVAVCDIPPRGLKMSSTFIGNSTAIQELFKRISEQFTAMFRRKAFLHWYTGEGMDEMEFTEAESNMNDLVSEYQQYQDATAEEEGEMYEDDEEESEAQGAK from the exons TTTTGGGAAGTGATCAGTGATGAACATGGCATAGACCCCAGTGGCAACTATGTGGGTGACTCAGACCTACAGCTAGAGAGGATCAGTGTTTACTACAATGAAGCCTCAT CTCACAAGTATGTGCCCAGAGCCATCTTGGTGGACCTGGAACCTGGAACCATGGACAGTGTTCGATCTGGTGCTTTTGGACATCTCTTCAGACCGGACAACTTTATCTTTG GTCAGAGTGGTGCAGGGAACAACTGGGCCAAGGGTCACTACACTGAGGGGGCCGAACTGGTGGATTCAGTGCTAGATGTGGTGAGGAAAGAATGTGAGAACTGTGACTGTCTCCAGGGCTTTCAGCTCACTCATTCTCTGGGTGGGGGCACTGGCTCCGGTATGGGCACCCTTCTCATCAGCAAGGTACGAGAGGAGTACCCTGACCGAATCATGAACACTTTCAGCGTGGTGCCCTCCCCTAAAGTGTCTGATACAGTGGTGGAACCCTACAATGCAACCTTGTCCATCCACCAGCTGGTGGAGAACACAGATGAGACCTATTGCATCGACAATGAAGCCCTTTACGACATCTGCTTCCGCACCCTCAAGCTAGCCACCCCCACCTATGGTGACCTCAATCACCTGGTCTCTGCCACCATGAGTGGTGTGACCACTTCCTTGCGTTTCCCTGGCCAGCTCAATGCCGACCTCCGGAAACTGGCTGTCAACATGGTTCCCTTCCCCCGCCTACATTTCTTCATGCCTGGCTTTGCCCCCCTCACAGCCCGTGGCAGCCAGCAATACCGAGCCCTGACAGTTCCTGAGCTCACCCAACAGATGTTTGATGCCAAGAATATGATGGCAGCCTGCGACCCTCGCCATGGGCGTTACCTGACAGTGGCTACTGTCTTCCGTGGCCGCATGTCTATGAAGGAAGTAGATGAGCAGATGTTGGCCATCCAGAGCAAGAACAGCAGCTACTTTGTGGAATGGATCCCCAACAATGTGAAGGTGGCTGTCTGTGACATCCCACCCCGTGGTCTGAAGATGTCTTCTACTTTCATTGGCAATAGCACAGCCATCCAGGAGCTCTTCAAGCGCATCTCTGAGCAGTTCACCGCCATGTTCCGTCGCAAGGCCTTCCTTCACTGGTACACCGGGGAGGGAATGGATGAGATGGAGTTCACAGAAGCTGAGAGCAACATGAATGACTTGGTGTCTGAGTACCAGCAGTACCAGGATGCCACagcagaagaggaaggggagatgtatgaggatgatgaggaagaatcAGAGGCCCAGGGGGCCAAGTGA